In the Gossypium arboreum isolate Shixiya-1 chromosome 10, ASM2569848v2, whole genome shotgun sequence genome, one interval contains:
- the LOC108488668 gene encoding annexin-like protein RJ4 encodes MATVSAPKQVSVKEDAEALRKACQGWGTDEKAIIAVLGRRNAAQRRQIRHVYEEIYQEDLIKRLESELSGHFEKAVYRWILDPPDRDAVLANVELKKSGDEHHVIVEISCTKNPEELLDIRRAYHARYKRSLEEDVAYHTKGDTRRLLVALVSAFRYYGEEINTTLAKSEAKKLHEAVKNKKFGNEDVIRILSTRSIAQLQATFNCYREEEGTSITKNLPKDSSDEYIATLRMAVRCLKDPKKYFEKVLRRSIEGIGTDEDALTRVIVTRAEKDLKEIKELYRKRNNVPLDKAVDKEISGDYKDMLLTLLGNEV; translated from the exons atggCCACCGTTTCTGCTCCTAAACAGGTTTCAGTTAAGGAAGATGCAGAAGCTCTTCGGAAGGCTTGCCAAG GATGGGGCACAGATGAGAAGGCAATAATTGCAGTGTTGGGTCGTAGAAACGCAGCTCAAAGAAGGCAAATCAGGCATGTTTATGAAGAGATTTACCAGGAAGATCTCATCAAGCGTCTCGAATCAGAGCTTTCTGGTCACTTTGAG AAAGCAGTGTATCGTTGGATATTGGATCCACCAGATCGGGATGCAGTGTTAGCTAATGTGGAGTTAAAGAAATCAGGCGATGAACACCATGTGATTGTTGAAATTTCATGCACCAAAAACCCCGAGGAGCTGTTGGATATAAGAAGAGCCTATCACGCTCGATACAAGCGTTCCCTGGAGGAAGATGTTGCCTATCATACCAAGGGAGACACCCGAAGG CTCTTAGTTGCGTTGGTGAGTGCATTTAGATACTATGGGGAAGAAATAAATACCACACTAGCAAAATCCGAAGCCAAAAAACTCCATGAAGCTGTCAAAAACAAGAAATTCGGTAATGAGGATGTTATTAGGATCCTTAGTACAAGGAGCATAGCGCAACTCCAGGCCACTTTCAATTGTTACAGAGAAGAAGAAGGCACTTCCATTACCAAG AACTTGCCAAAGGACTCGAGTGACGAATACATCGCCACGCTACGTATGGCAGTTCGATGCCTCAAGGACCCGAAAAAGTACTTCGAAAAG GTTTTGCGGAGATCGATCGAGGGGATTGGAACCGATGAGGACGCTCTTACGAGAGTGATTGTTACGAGGGCGGAAAAGGACCTGAAAGAAATCAAAGAGCTTTATCGTAAGAGAAACAATGTGCCTCTTGATAAAGCTGTTGATAAAGAGATCTCAGGGGATTACAAGGACATGCTTCTTACTCTGTTGGGGAATGAAGTTTGA